From the genome of Silurus meridionalis isolate SWU-2019-XX chromosome 20, ASM1480568v1, whole genome shotgun sequence, one region includes:
- the LOC124403140 gene encoding uncharacterized protein LOC124403140, whose protein sequence is MDESTFETFEEELGATQQDVPHPKHPRQSRRPEMYPQRRVREEPQVFQQIPKSHPREATVSRGVSLRKSASIQNMAQTEVPWEGVTLNRCLFIAITILVLSSGFQRLHDFVRGRKDGTDLEPIGSLLNVRHTALRKHRLPVPEPETSLWDTFFWWVSDDEEEGRRGKSRKVTREKAIRGLRHKAIPDRKLLKDREGRFKARRGNAGRAAEKSRENVKPQQEKVKRLEKLKKEEKEKKEKVVKKMP, encoded by the exons ATGGATGAAAGCACATTTGAGACTTTTGAGGAAGAACTTGGGGCCACACAACAGGACGTTCCTCACCCAAAGCATCCCAGACAATCTCGTCGGCCTG AAATGTATCCACagagaagagtgagagag GAACCTCAAGTCTTCCAGCAGATCCCGAAGTCTCATCCTCGTGAGGCAACAGTCTCAAGAGGTG TGTCATTGCGAAAGTCTGCGTCTATTCAGAACATGGCCCAGACCGAGGTACCATGGGAGGGAGTGACGCTAAACCGTTGCCTCTTCATAGCCATCACTATACTGGTCCTCAGCTCAGGGTTTCAAAGACTACACG atTTTGTACGAGGTCGCAAAGATGGGACGGATTTGGAGCCCATTGGTTCTCTACTAAACGTCAGACACACTGCGCTGAGAAAGCACCGCTTACCAGTACCTGAG CCTGAGACGTCTCTGTGGGACACGTTTTTCTGGTGGGTGAGCGACGACGAAGAAGAAGGCAGACGAGGCAAGTCAAGGAAAGTGACTCGAGAAAAAGCTATTCGAGGCCTCAGACACAAAGCGATACCAGACAGGAAACTCCTAAAGGACAGGGAGGGCAGATTCAAAGCACGGAGGGGTAACGCAGGACGGGCCGCAGAGAAGAGTCGTGAGAACGTAAAGCCACAACAAGAGAAAGTGAAAAGActtgagaagctgaaaaaagaagagaaggagaaaaaggagaaggtggtaaaaaaaatgccGTAA
- the sf3a2 gene encoding splicing factor 3A subunit 2, whose protein sequence is MDFQHRAGGKTGSGGVASSSESNRDRRERLRQLALETIDINKDPYFMKNHLGSYECKLCLTLHNNEGSYLAHTQGKKHQTNLARRAAKEAKEAPAQPAPEKVKVEVRKFVKIGRPGYKVTKQRDSETGQQSLLFQIDYPEIAEGIGPRHRFMSAYEQRIEPPDRRWQYLLLAAEPYETIAFKVPSREIDKSESRFWTHWNRETKQFFLQFHFKMEKLLPQPGGQVAPTSIKRPPPLMTGMGSRPPTDSMPPPPPGGIPGMPPPPHNAPPQMHHAGLPPPGALPPHMHPQLSSDGSVGIPHSRSN, encoded by the exons ATGGACTTCCAGCACAGAGCCGGTGGAAAGACCGGCAGTGGCGGGGTGGCTTCGTCCTCCGAGAGCAACCGGGACCGCCGAGAACGCCTCCGCCAACTCGCTTTAGAAACCATAGACATTAACAAGGACCCTTACTTCATGAAGAACCATTTGGGTTCCTATGAGTGCAAGCTGTGTCTCACACTTCATAATAACGAG GGGAGTTACCTGGCACACACACAGGGAAAGAAACACCAGACTAATTT aGCAAGAAGAGCCGCTAAAGAAGCCAAAGAGGCTCCGGCCCAGCCAGCACCCGAGAAAGTAAAGGTGGAAGTGAGGAAATTTGTAAAGATCGGGCGACCAGGTTACAAAG TAACGAAACAGAGGGATTCAGAGACTGGTCAGCAGAGTCTGCTGTTTCAG ATTGACTATCCTGAGATTGCAGAGGGAATTGGACCCAGACACCGCTTCATGTCTGCGTATGAGCAACGTATTGAGCCTCCAGACCGTCGCTGGCAGTATCTGCTCCTGGCAGCAGAACCCTACGAAACCATTGCATTCAAG GTTCCGAGCAGAGAGATAGACAAATCAGAAAGTCGCTTTTGGACTCACTGGAACAGAGAAACCAAACAA TTTTTCCTTCAGTTCCATTTCAAAATGGAGAAGCTTCTGCCTCAGCCTGGAGGGCAGGTCGCTCCCACATCCATCAAGCGCCCGCCTCCTCTGATGACCGGCATGGGTTCTCGACCGCCCACTGACTCCAtgcccccaccaccaccaggaGGAATTCCAGGGATGCCCCCTCCTCCTCACAATGCTCCTCCACAGATGCACCATGCTGGCTTGCCTCCTCCCGGTGCTCTGCCACCCCACATGCACCCACAGTTATCCTCTGACGGATCAGTAGGAATTCCTCATTCACGCAGTAACTGA
- the plekhj1 gene encoding pleckstrin homology domain-containing family J member 1, with product MRFNEKELVFLSRQPSERAAELGMKGPKKGDVMKRRLVKLIVNFLFYFRTYEEEPIGALLLEDCRVEREDELTFSITFLDEAERKYLFECNCREQCVEWMDAIIKASYEFMRKNLIFYRSEIHRLTGKDPLEQYGISDETRFQVSNALPPPPT from the exons ATGCGGTTTAATGAGAAGGAGCTGGTGTTCCTGAGCCGCCAGCCGTCTGAGAGAGCGGCCGAGCTTGGCATGAAGGGACCGAAGAAAGGAGATG TAATGAAGAGGAGACTCGTGAAGCTTATAGTGAATTTCCTGTTCTACTTTCGCACCTATGAGGAGGAG CCAATTGGGGCTTTGCTCCTGGAGGACTGTAGAGTGGAGAGAGAAGATGAGCTCACGTTCTCCATCA CGTTCCTGGATGAGGCAGAGAGAAAGTACCTGTTTGAATGTAATTGTCGGGAGCAGTGCGTCGAATGGATGGACGCCATTATAAAAGCCAG CTATGAGTTTATGCGCAAGAACCTCATCTTCTATCGATCTGAGATCCATCGACTGACCGGCAAG GACCCGCTGGAGCAGTATGGGATTTCGGATGAGACGCGCTTCCAGGTGAGCAACGCGCTCCCTCCTCCACCGACTTAA